In Streptomyces sp. SN-593, a single genomic region encodes these proteins:
- a CDS encoding glycoside hydrolase family 76 protein, protein MRAMRPLRIVVLAAALTTMSATVAQGAAPPADAAASAAAAPSATAATTICNSYCDARDPALSTQDRQPVSATVNSRSIVLHFDDNDAMAWASIGNGGAGDEVWLDRSMDGGRTWSAGSKLGDTKVPSGSGGWRTLMYNVDDWNNEGVGAVRACGEASGSTAIACTSWARTTWNAWSRGTAAATALMMSYDRGTKLFGGNGWWTSANALTAIIDDARISGMPSYKYAISETYNANINAQDGNFTNSYLDDTGWWGLAWVDAYDATGDSRYLATARADADHMADNWNTVCGGGVRWNTGGEYKNAITNELYLYLDAALHNRISGDTTYLGRANTEWSWFQNSGMINGDHMINDGLSDACVNNGQTTWTYNQGVVLGGLTELYKATGNSGLLDTARTLANASTVKLQTAGVLREPGEGDSCTGDGPSFKGAYVRGLGKLNTQLSDHPYAADLTAWANSAYAHDRNSLDQYGPHWAGGTGSSDYGCQQSVLDLLNAAG, encoded by the coding sequence ATGCGTGCAATGAGACCCCTGCGCATCGTCGTCCTCGCGGCGGCCCTGACAACGATGTCAGCCACCGTCGCCCAAGGTGCGGCGCCGCCGGCCGACGCGGCCGCGTCCGCCGCCGCGGCGCCTTCCGCGACCGCGGCCACCACGATCTGCAACTCCTACTGCGACGCCCGGGACCCCGCGCTGAGCACGCAGGACCGGCAGCCGGTGAGCGCCACGGTCAACTCCCGTTCAATCGTGCTGCACTTCGACGACAACGACGCGATGGCGTGGGCGTCGATCGGCAACGGCGGCGCGGGCGACGAGGTGTGGCTGGACCGGTCGATGGACGGCGGCCGCACCTGGAGCGCCGGCAGCAAGCTCGGCGACACCAAGGTGCCGTCCGGCTCCGGCGGTTGGCGCACCCTGATGTACAACGTCGACGACTGGAACAACGAGGGCGTCGGCGCGGTGCGCGCCTGCGGAGAGGCGTCCGGGTCGACCGCCATCGCGTGCACCTCGTGGGCGCGCACCACCTGGAACGCCTGGTCCCGGGGCACCGCCGCGGCGACCGCGCTGATGATGTCCTACGACCGCGGCACCAAGCTGTTCGGCGGCAACGGCTGGTGGACCAGTGCCAACGCGCTGACCGCGATCATCGACGACGCGCGGATCAGCGGCATGCCGAGCTACAAGTACGCGATCAGCGAGACCTACAACGCGAACATCAACGCGCAGGACGGCAACTTCACCAACAGCTACCTGGACGACACCGGTTGGTGGGGCCTGGCGTGGGTGGACGCGTACGACGCGACCGGGGACAGCCGCTACCTGGCCACCGCGCGGGCCGACGCCGACCACATGGCCGACAACTGGAACACCGTCTGCGGCGGCGGGGTGCGGTGGAACACCGGCGGCGAGTACAAGAACGCCATCACCAACGAGCTGTACCTGTACCTCGACGCCGCGCTGCACAACCGGATCAGCGGGGACACCACCTACCTCGGCCGGGCGAACACCGAGTGGTCGTGGTTCCAGAACAGCGGCATGATCAACGGCGACCACATGATCAACGACGGGCTCTCCGACGCCTGCGTCAACAACGGGCAGACCACCTGGACGTACAACCAGGGCGTGGTGCTCGGCGGGCTGACCGAGCTGTACAAGGCGACCGGCAACTCCGGCCTGCTGGACACCGCGCGCACCCTCGCCAACGCCTCGACGGTCAAGCTCCAGACGGCCGGCGTGCTGCGTGAGCCGGGCGAGGGCGACAGCTGCACCGGTGACGGCCCGAGCTTCAAGGGCGCCTACGTGCGCGGGCTGGGCAAGCTCAACACCCAGTTGTCCGACCACCCGTACGCCGCGGACCTGACCGCGTGGGCGAACTCGGCGTACGCCCACGACCGCAACTCCCTCGACCAGTACGGCCCGCACTGGGCCGGCGGCACCGGCAGCAGTGACTACGGCTGCCAGCAGAGCGTGCTCGACCTGCTCAACGCGGCCGGGTGA
- a CDS encoding SGNH/GDSL hydrolase family protein, protein MRRSPLLFALALAAAVGVGAGTALPAAAAAGRHAVAVQAAPAAGASSLRVMPLGDSITWGVGSSTGDSYRSALAAELTGEGHTLDFVGSGRDGTMSDPDNEGHSGWRIDQIAGIADGVLDRYRPNVVTLEIGTNDLNQNYQVATATDRLHALIDQITTDRPGVTVLVGSLIVSTNPVEEPNRPAFNAAVPGIVQAEQAAGRHVGFVDMSALTAADLSDQLHPNDGGYQKMADAFDAGVRSADAAGWIAPPVPNGGAVRSGIAGKCLDDNGDNPANGTAVQLWSCNSSDAQWWQLRTDGTLRAVGKCLDATGNGTGDGTKVQLWDCNGGANQVWQPYNGGYRNPVSGRCLDDPNSSTTDGTQLQLWDCNGTNAQKWTTLGVI, encoded by the coding sequence ATGAGACGATCCCCCTTACTGTTCGCCCTGGCGTTGGCCGCCGCCGTGGGCGTCGGCGCGGGCACCGCGCTGCCGGCGGCCGCTGCCGCCGGCCGCCACGCCGTCGCCGTACAGGCCGCCCCGGCCGCGGGTGCGTCGAGCCTGCGGGTGATGCCGCTGGGCGACTCGATCACCTGGGGCGTCGGCAGCAGCACCGGCGACAGCTACCGGTCCGCGCTGGCCGCCGAGCTGACCGGCGAGGGCCACACGTTGGACTTCGTCGGCAGCGGCCGGGACGGCACGATGTCCGACCCGGACAACGAGGGCCACTCCGGCTGGCGGATCGACCAGATCGCCGGCATCGCCGACGGCGTGCTCGACCGCTACCGGCCCAACGTCGTCACCCTGGAGATCGGCACCAACGACCTCAACCAGAACTACCAGGTCGCCACCGCCACCGACCGGCTGCACGCGCTGATCGACCAGATCACCACGGACCGGCCGGGCGTGACGGTGCTGGTCGGCTCGCTGATCGTGTCGACCAACCCGGTGGAGGAGCCCAACCGGCCGGCGTTCAACGCCGCCGTGCCCGGCATCGTGCAGGCCGAGCAGGCCGCGGGCCGGCACGTGGGGTTCGTCGACATGAGCGCCCTGACGGCAGCCGACCTGTCCGACCAGTTGCACCCCAACGACGGCGGCTACCAGAAGATGGCCGACGCCTTCGACGCCGGCGTCCGGTCGGCCGACGCGGCCGGCTGGATCGCACCGCCGGTGCCCAACGGCGGTGCGGTGCGGTCGGGCATCGCCGGCAAGTGCCTCGACGACAACGGCGACAATCCCGCCAACGGCACTGCCGTGCAGTTGTGGTCCTGCAACAGCAGTGACGCCCAGTGGTGGCAGTTGCGGACCGACGGCACGCTGCGGGCCGTCGGCAAGTGCCTGGACGCGACCGGCAACGGCACCGGCGACGGCACCAAGGTGCAGCTCTGGGACTGCAACGGCGGCGCCAACCAGGTGTGGCAGCCGTACAACGGCGGCTACCGCAACCCGGTGTCCGGCCGCTGTCTCGACGACCCCAACTCCTCGACGACGGACGGCACCCAGCTCCAACTGTGGGACTGCAACGGCACGAACGCCCAGAAGTGGACGACTCTCGGGGTCATCTGA